A region from the Caloenas nicobarica isolate bCalNic1 chromosome 11, bCalNic1.hap1, whole genome shotgun sequence genome encodes:
- the DNAJB8 gene encoding dnaJ homolog subfamily B member 8 → MNYYKVLGLQKNASQDDIKKSYHKLALKWHPDKNPNNKEEAEKKFKAVVEAYNVLSDPKKRSLYDMSARESRSHRGRNATGGYNSSLDPAYAFQDLDEIFREVFGGMHPLIHAFWDPFYNSQNNGEIWRRTGGRGRSSNLFSDFMESPMSWNPFSPFEEPSSSFTEARAEPRGARTVFTTTEVINGKKITTRKIIENGQETTEVEEDGQLKSVTTNKLFGN, encoded by the coding sequence ATGAATTATTACAAAGTCCTTGGACTGCAAAAAAATGCCTCACAGGATGACATTAAGAAATCCTACCACAAACTGGCACTAAAGTGGCATCCTGATAAGAATCCCAACAACAAGGaggaagctgaaaagaaattcaaagcaGTTGTTGAGGCATACAATGTTTTGTCTGACCCTAAGAAACGATCTCTCTACGACATGTCTGCTAGGGAGAGCAGATcccacagaggaagaaatgccACCGGGGGTTATAACAGCTCCTTGGATCCTGCTTATGCATTCCAGGACCTCGATGAGATCTTTAGGGAAGTCTTTGGAGGGATGCATCCCCTTATACATGCTTTCTGGGACCCCTTTTACAACAGCCAAAACAATGGTGAAATCTGGCGCAGGACAggtggaagaggaagaagctCCAATCTGTTTTCTGACTTTATGGAGTCACCTATGTCATGGAATCCATTTAGCCCCTTTGAGGAGCCCAGCTCCTCCTTTACTGAGGCCAGAGCCGAGCCCCGCGGTGCCAGAACAGTGTTCACCACCACTGAAGTGATCAATGGCAAGAAGATCACCACCCGGAAAATCATCGAGAACGGGCAGGAGACAACAGAAGTGGAAGAAGATGGCCAGCTAAAGTCTGTGACAACAAACAAGCTATTTGGAAATTAG